CCACTGCCCCCCCAGGACAGAAACAACCCCACCGTGGGGAAGATGGGATTTTTCCTGCCTTCTTTTTCCTggcttatttttccttttctttaaactCAATAAATTCTCCCAGCTCTGTTGCTCGTGAGTCTCCGGTGAGGTGAGAAGAGCAAATTTTGCTGCATATTAGAAAAGGTCAGTatggaaagaggagaaaattcTAATTCCTGTGTCCTGGGGTACCAGGGGCTACACACAGCaaagccctggagctgcttccctgcagacagagctgaagGTCACAGACCCCTGACCCACAGGCAGAGAGGGAAGATGTTCAGCCTAGCATGGAGGGATTTAGGGCTGTAGACATctcctgagcatccccaggaaGGACTGGAGGGACCAAACTCAGAGGGCAGGTTCAGGTGTGGGAAGAGCCAGAAGAGCAGAGAGTTAAAATAACAGTCTCTAATTTATTACCAGCAGAGAAGCAGGCAGGAGGATGCCTGGCCAGGGAGCACCATGACCTGCCTCCACACCCCAGTGCCCCAGGGGTTTTGAGGTGCTGCTGTTTTTGGACCTCCACAGCCCTCCCCTCACCACTTGAGGTGGAATGTGGGGAGGTGACAGCATCCACCCTGGCCAAAAATCCTGATTTACACATGGATTTTCCTTATCTGCCCACAAGGGCAGTCTGTAGCTCTGTATGGGAGAATTTGGGAGATGGGGGCCTAACAGCAAACACTTTCTCTGTAATGATGGTGACGGTCATGAGGAAGGTGCCTGGCTTTGGTGGCACCATCGCCAGCCCTTGGGCAGGAGGTCAGGACAGGAACCTGCCAATGCCTGGatgagcagagctctgcagagctggtgggggcatggagcagagcaggaccaggcacaggagctggggaggaCCTGGAGCCCCGTgttcccccagccccaccctgggcagcccccacaaccagccagcagcaccctgcctgctccccccagcccctgcacgGGCTCTGCCAGCGGATGAAGGATGAGCTCTTGGCACAGCTTCCTCCAGGCCATGGCTCCTGGTATACCCAACCTGCTTTTACTTGCAGATTTTCCAGCTCTGATGACTCAGCTCCCTTTTTAACTCACCAAGTGGAGCTGGGTGCTGGGGTCTTGGCCCCGCTTTGAATTTTTTGTCTGGTTGTATCATCTTGTTTGCTACTGATAACGTCACCTCCCCGGACGCTGGAAGGCAGCCCAGTCTGATGAGGAAACCAAAGCTCCCTAAATAGGCTCCGAGGCATGGACACGAGTTGCTGGGTGCTGGGATGTTGCCCAAGTGCATAATGCTTCAATGTCCTGCACATggctctgagctgtccctggaatCACGGCAGTCCCTTTCTCCacagtgctgagccctgcctTTTGCCATCTccttttttccatctctttccCTGTGAACCATCAGGCTCAGGTGGATGGAAGTTCATCATCTGTCCCAGCAGTAGGTTTGCTGATTTTCCTCCAGCCAAGAGCCATGTCTGCTGGAAGAAACCTTCCATCCCTGCACAGGAATGTATTCctttaaaagaaagagaaggaagaagcaggAGAGGAGCCCTGGAGTGTCTGGGAAGCTGTCTCTTCTTATTCCAAGCGTGTGGCTCAGGTCTCGTATCGGCGATGCACAGCCCATCCCAGCGGAGCTCGGTTCACAGTGTTGGTGCAATCTGCCAAACAGACGGATCAGCTAGGAGACATTTCCAAAAGAAGCTGGAACAAGGTGGGAGAGGAAGGAATAAACATCCTGCAGGGTGGCACGTCGCAGCCCACCCACTACCAGCCCCAGAGAATCTCTTCCCTTGCGTGCAAAAAGCCACTGATGGATTttgggctgtgtgtgcaccACAACTCCCCGCTGTGCTCCCTGAACAACCCCACAACCCATCCCTGTGTGCCACAGCCCATGCCTGGCTGCCCCGCTGGCCCTACCTtggctgagcagctgcaggttGCGGACCTCCTCGcgcacctggagctgcaggacctgctgcagcagctcctgcctctgcgTCTCCAGCGCGATCCCCATGCGCTGCAGCTTCTCCCCATTCAGCCGCAGCAGCGCCCGGCCTGCAAACACGGAATGCTCGGTGCCCCGCCAGCCCCCTGCAGCGGGGATgactccagggaagggcaacACAAAGGGGAGCCCATCAGCACGGAGGAACGAGGAGGGAGTGCTGTCTCACTGCCTGCAGTGGTGTGTGGAGGAGCAGGGTGAGGGGGAATGACTGGCAGAGGATAGGGTTAAACTGGATGTTGTGAAGAAATTagtccctgtgagggtggtgaggccctcaCACAGGTTATCccgagaagctgtggctgccccatccctggaagtgtccaagaccaggctggagaAGGCTTAGAGAAACCTGGTCTAGcagaagctgtccctgcccatggaacgAGGTGagctttcaggtcccttccaacccaaaccattctggttTGTGCTGTCCCTTTCAGAGAGCGCCGGGTGGCAGCTCACgtccccagcctctgccaggTATCAGCAGCACAATCCTGTAACCCATCCCCGCAGGCAGagctttcctttctctgctccaCCTCCCACATGAGGAGATGTTTTCCGAGCACAGAGTCCCCACACAGGCTGCTGGTCCCGGGGCAATGAATGGGGGTGCCCATCACAACACATTAGTGCTCCAGTCCCCTCAGTCTGGGGCTATTACAGGAGGGATTCTAAACCAGCTTTTGTCCTTGCTTCCCAGCGTACACTCTCTAATGCTGCCTTTGTTGCCTGAGCAAGGGCTGGCTGAGCTTTTGCATTAGAATTTTGCATTccccccaggcagctcctgccctcacTTCCCTGCCACCCTCCCCTGGTCCTGGCAGAGCTCAGTCTGGCCTTGCACATATTGAAGTTGGGCTGGAATGATGCTCTTACACAGAGGTCAAAgccactgtccccagggagcaAAGGGGAGGGAGCAGATCCTAGAGGTGAGTCTGTTTGAAGGACTTGATTGGGAGTTGGATTTGGACCCGGACAAAGACCTTTGAAACTTGGACTCTAATGGGCAgagatttttctcttctgcaaaAATTTTCcgcatttaaaaattttaataataCTATTATTATATTAAACTTGGTGATGAGAAGACTCTTCCCTGTCTTATAAAccaatttaataattttaaagaacCTCCAGCCTGTCCTGGAGCTCACCCAGGTGGCAGAtgcctcctgcccagcctgggtcAGCGTCACTGTGTCCCCTGCTCTCCCCCTGGCTGCATCTCatggggagaggggacagaaatgAGGGGTATGTCCATCTTCTGAACCACCAATGTCCCAACAGCCTTTCCCAGGAGCACGTGCTAATGGCAAACAGTGCAGAGGACACTCTGTACCTGTGATGGCGTGGTGGGAGAACGCCTCCACGTAGATGAGATAGTTGTGTGGGCAGTGCTTCTTCAGCCATTTGCACACATCCTGCTGGGTCCACAGCACCACTGGCTTGACCAGGCTGCCCAGCATGGGGCTGGTGTGGTAGATGCCATAGTGGTCACAGCCACGGACCTGAGGGGAGTGGGAAGGGAGAGCCTTAGTGGGATTCAACCctgggagaaggaaaacagaaatcagTGCATGGGGATGGGGGAGATGCTGGTTGGCTGCATAGGAttgtggtggtgctggcagacTTTGGCTCCACAGCCTCTGGAGCCTCTGGGCTCACCCTGAAATCAGAGGCACCAGTAAGGGGGGCACGGAGAGTGGGGATGGGAGTTTGAGTTTGTTGTCCTGCCATACATAAACCCAACACTTTAAACTTCCCAGCCCTCCTGTTGCAGACAAGAGACCCAACTCCCTCTCCTAcacatctcccagcccagcagagcattGCGCAGGCTCAGGAGATGTCCTGGGGTCCTCAGGGTCCCACCTCACCAGGCAGAGATGGGCATTTGCTGGAAGCTCTCAGTGGGGATGAAGCCAGTGAAATCCTGGAGGAGAGTAGGAACTGGTGCAAAGCCATCCCTACCAGATATTGGTGCTGATGCAAACCCATCCCCACCAGCACTCCCCAGGAAAGCAGCCAGCAGCCACCTGGTACCCTGGAGTAGGAAGGActctccttttctctccctctcaaCCCCCTTCAGCCCTGAGCTGACTGGTCACAACAAGGTCCTGCAGCCTTGCAGGTGTCCAAGGCCACCTCTGAATCCTACAGCTGTTCCTGGGGTGCTGCTATGCTCAGAGACACCCAGGATAAAGCAGGGTCACAGTCTCCAGCATCTCAGTGTGCCCTGGCCACCTCCACCACCTGCTGAGCTATGCCAGCACAGTACTGAGCTATGCCCACAGGGAGAGGGGGCTTCTCTGACAGCATCCCTCCACCCcaccttccctccctccagctgtCTGCTGCAGTGGCCAACCTCACTCTGAGCCGCCCAGTCTCACCCTGAGCCACTTGGCAGCTCCATTTTCTCTCCTTCCACCACAGATACTCTGGCCTTGCAAGATTGCTGCAGCCTGAACTTATCTCATACAGAGAAAATCACACATCCTGAGCTGTGACTGCACAGGGAGCAAGCCTGCTTCTCCTAGGAATCTTCCAGACTGgctgggaaatggggctggAGGATGCAGCAATctccttttctctgcttttagCACCCAGTAGAGATTGGTGAGCTGTCCACTGCTGAGATTTCATCCTTGAGCAGCACCAGCAAACATCACTGCTCCAAAGCATCCACTTGTGCCCAAGCTGCTGGGACTGTCCTGGGCTGGGTCACAGCAAATTGGGGTGGAAAAGGCATCCCTGCTTCCCGCAGCACAAGGGGACTGGACTGCCAGGGCTCACCGATGCCCCGGACACGGCCAGGACAGAGCAGGAATAGCAGCTGATGCACGACACACGGGCACGGGAAAGGTCGGCAGCGTGTGGCCCTCGGTGTGCCAACACCGACCCCTGCGTGTGAACGCGGGCTAATTAAGCATGTCTAATAAAGGAGCAGGATAATTAGTGTAAGAGGGACTCCAGACATCCCGCAGTCACTGAAACTAATGACACGTTCCTGAGAGATGCTGCAGAGGAGGCAtggagggcagctgggctgggatgtgcTCACTGCCATGGAGCACGGCCAGTCTGGTggggctgctgcctgtgcccaggggagcCTGTGAGCTTGGAAAGGAACTCTTCCTCAAGCAGAGCTCGTTGGGAACATCCAAGCAAGAGGAAGAAGGCGAAGTTGGGAGGCTGTACATGAATAAGCAAGGAGTCCGTCTCCAAAGTAGATGGAAAATCCATTAGACAATGCACAGGATTCAGCTTCTGAACCAAACCCTCAGCTTTGGGGGACACCCCGGCAGCTGCCCGGCTCCACCAGGCGCATCCCGGGAGTCGCCTGCCTgcgggagcagccccagcccgcGCCGGCTGCGCGGCCCCTTCACACTCGGCTGAGCGCGCCGGAGAGTGTGccgtggggaggaggaggaggaggcgatTTGCTCCGGATTCACTAACGAGTGATGATGAGAAgcggaggggctggggggaataACAACCAGCTTCCCGGGAGCTTCCCACAGCTATTATCCAACTAACCCTCCGAGGCACGGGGGAAGAGGTGACAAACAATCTCCCTGGGCACGCACACGGCTGCACGCACATCACTGATCAGACACGGCCCCGCACCGGGGACCGTCCCAGCATCCCTAAACCTGCTGCCTGCTCGGCGTGCATTCCCCGCTCCCCATGGAGGGTCCCCAAGTGAGCCCCTGCGCTCcccagaggggcaggggaggtgtAAAGGGATCGTGGGTTTGTTTTCCAGCCGGCTGAGCCGCGCTGTCTCTCTGATAAACTCTCAGCCGTGAATATCGAGCGCCGGTGTGGAGGAGAGCAGGCAGGaaggctgggaggctgctctggcaggaaggcaggaggtGGCAGGGGGAACCGGGGGGTGGGAGccatccctgggcactgcaaggaGCAACTTGCATCACCTCCCTTCGCTCTGGGATTTTCCTTCGCTTACGGCAAATTAAGAACCTTTCACC
This Passer domesticus isolate bPasDom1 chromosome 16, bPasDom1.hap1, whole genome shotgun sequence DNA region includes the following protein-coding sequences:
- the SAMD10 gene encoding sterile alpha motif domain-containing protein 10 isoform X2, whose translation is MSCGRPKDMEAAAAASAHFSFCRSLLEHTVSAENLSYRLQRSAGSSLTWHDGRSQRPDGARTVKLLRQPGTEGSQVRGCDHYGIYHTSPMLGSLVKPVVLWTQQDVCKWLKKHCPHNYLIYVEAFSHHAITGRALLRLNGEKLQRMGIALETQRQELLQQVLQLQVREEVRNLQLLSQDCTNTVNRAPLGWAVHRRYET
- the SAMD10 gene encoding sterile alpha motif domain-containing protein 10 isoform X1 — encoded protein: MQQGRPSLCCVSTIRSSQGPPEPAAAAASAHFSFCRSLLEHTVSAENLSYRLQRSAGSSLTWHDGRSQRPDGARTVKLLRQPGTEGSQVRGCDHYGIYHTSPMLGSLVKPVVLWTQQDVCKWLKKHCPHNYLIYVEAFSHHAITGRALLRLNGEKLQRMGIALETQRQELLQQVLQLQVREEVRNLQLLSQDCTNTVNRAPLGWAVHRRYET
- the SAMD10 gene encoding sterile alpha motif domain-containing protein 10 isoform X3; the encoded protein is MQQGRPSLCCVSTIRSSQGPPEPAAAAASAHFSFCRSLLEHTVSAENLSYRLQRSAGSSLTWHDGRSQRPDGARTVKLLRQPGTEGSQVRGCDHYGIYHTSPMLGSLVKPVVLWTQQDVCKWLKKHCPHNYLIYVEAFSHHAITGRALLRLNGEKLQRMGIALETQRQELLQQVLQLQVREEVRNLQLLSQASFGNVS